In Gimesia chilikensis, the following proteins share a genomic window:
- a CDS encoding dihydrodipicolinate synthase family protein has protein sequence MPEAAPAATYDPVKMIKPRRKLTGISAVLLPYLESGEIDRESLSAHVARTADLGITPAVNMDTGYVNLIDEPTFIEVLKITRETLNGGAFVAGAFVGDQTGAAFDADGYQHKIDLIQEQGGTPVIFQSFGLVEQTPEQIIESYRTIAANTDRFIGFELTRDLAPFGSVYDLDTYAALMEIPQCIGAKHSSFHREPEWERLQLRDQKRPDFKVFTGNDFGIDMVQYGSDYLLGLSTFAPDLFAKRDAYWEAGDPAFYELNDQLQYLGYFTFRSPSPAYKHSAAQFLHLRGWVKTNQTHPNSPTRPDSDIEILRELGQRLNVID, from the coding sequence ATGCCAGAAGCAGCCCCCGCGGCCACATATGATCCCGTTAAAATGATCAAACCCCGTCGAAAACTGACCGGGATTTCCGCTGTCCTGCTCCCCTATCTGGAGTCGGGTGAAATTGACCGTGAGTCGCTGAGCGCTCATGTCGCCCGTACGGCTGATCTGGGAATCACCCCCGCCGTGAATATGGACACCGGATATGTGAATCTCATCGATGAACCAACCTTCATCGAAGTTCTGAAAATCACCCGTGAGACACTCAACGGGGGCGCTTTCGTCGCGGGTGCATTTGTCGGCGATCAGACCGGGGCGGCCTTCGATGCTGATGGCTACCAGCACAAGATTGACCTGATCCAGGAGCAGGGCGGCACGCCGGTCATTTTCCAGTCCTTTGGTCTGGTGGAACAGACTCCGGAACAGATTATCGAATCTTACCGAACAATTGCCGCCAACACAGACCGCTTCATCGGGTTTGAACTGACCCGTGACCTGGCTCCCTTCGGTTCGGTCTACGATCTCGATACGTATGCCGCCCTGATGGAGATCCCGCAGTGTATCGGTGCCAAACACTCATCCTTCCATCGCGAACCGGAGTGGGAGCGGCTGCAGCTCCGCGATCAGAAACGTCCCGATTTCAAAGTATTCACGGGAAATGATTTTGGGATCGATATGGTCCAGTACGGCAGCGATTACCTGCTCGGGCTGAGCACCTTCGCCCCCGACCTGTTCGCGAAACGGGATGCATACTGGGAAGCAGGCGATCCGGCGTTTTATGAATTGAACGACCAACTGCAGTACCTGGGTTATTTCACCTTCCGTAGCCCTTCACCGGCCTACAAACATTCGGCGGCCCAGTTTCTGCACCTGCGGGGTTGGGTGAAGACGAATCAGACACATCCGAACAGTCCGACGCGTCCCGACAGCGATATTGAGATTCTGCGCGAACTGGGACAGCGACTCAATGTCATCGACTAA
- a CDS encoding ferredoxin family protein has protein sequence MAHVVTEACFNCKYTDCVVVCPVECFYEGESMVYINPDECIDCEACVPECPVEAIFHEDNIPEQWQDYIQINAEKSQELPVITEKKEPLADS, from the coding sequence ATGGCACACGTGGTTACAGAGGCTTGCTTCAACTGCAAATACACAGACTGTGTTGTGGTTTGCCCCGTAGAATGTTTCTACGAAGGGGAATCCATGGTCTACATCAATCCTGATGAGTGCATCGACTGTGAAGCTTGCGTGCCAGAATGTCCGGTAGAAGCGATTTTTCACGAGGACAACATTCCTGAGCAGTGGCAGGATTACATCCAGATCAATGCCGAAAAATCTCAGGAACTGCCCGTCATCACCGAAAAGAAAGAGCCCCTGGCTGATTCGTGA
- a CDS encoding DegT/DnrJ/EryC1/StrS family aminotransferase, with amino-acid sequence MTNNTPTPVPFINLVDQYQRIKTEVQDAVLNVFENQSFVLGDEVAEFECDIAEYCDSRNAIGVASGTDALLLALMALEIGPGDEVITSPFTFFATGSSIARVGATPVFADIDPVSFNLCPESIEEKITERTKAIMPVHIFGQCADMEPIWRNAVRNGIPVIEDAAQAIGAEYRGRRAGVLGTVGCFSFFPTKNLGGAGDGGLVTTDDPDLATRIRRLRVHGDLGGYQHAEVGINSRLDALQAAVLRVKLKHLDQWTSERQENARRYNSLLRHYQLLDCIEPPAVLPDRRHVYNQYSLRVKGGQRDKVLNDLREKQIGCAIYYPRPLHLQQCFQYLGYQEGDLPVTELITSECLALPIFSELTATQQETVIRGIAESLGRLSSPHFPTLYSETSQVRKVA; translated from the coding sequence ATGACAAACAACACCCCCACACCTGTCCCCTTTATCAATCTCGTCGACCAGTATCAGAGAATCAAGACTGAGGTTCAGGATGCCGTCCTGAATGTGTTTGAAAATCAGTCTTTCGTTCTCGGCGATGAAGTCGCTGAATTTGAGTGTGATATTGCCGAATATTGCGACTCCCGGAATGCCATCGGAGTTGCTTCAGGCACCGATGCCCTCCTGCTGGCCCTGATGGCCCTGGAAATTGGCCCCGGCGATGAAGTCATTACCAGCCCGTTTACCTTCTTTGCAACAGGCAGCTCGATTGCCCGCGTGGGTGCGACTCCGGTATTTGCCGATATCGACCCCGTAAGCTTCAATCTCTGCCCTGAGTCCATCGAAGAAAAGATTACCGAACGCACCAAAGCCATTATGCCTGTCCATATTTTTGGACAATGTGCCGACATGGAACCCATCTGGCGTAATGCCGTCCGGAATGGGATTCCCGTCATCGAAGACGCAGCCCAGGCAATTGGAGCCGAATACCGGGGCCGGCGTGCTGGTGTCCTGGGAACCGTAGGCTGTTTCAGCTTCTTCCCAACCAAAAATCTCGGGGGAGCCGGAGATGGTGGACTGGTTACCACTGATGACCCGGATCTCGCTACCCGAATTCGTCGCCTGCGGGTTCACGGAGACCTGGGCGGTTATCAGCATGCTGAAGTCGGCATCAATAGTCGTCTGGATGCCCTGCAGGCAGCAGTTCTGCGGGTCAAACTGAAACACCTGGATCAGTGGACCAGCGAACGACAGGAAAATGCTCGTCGGTACAATTCCCTGCTGCGTCACTACCAGCTGCTGGATTGCATCGAACCTCCTGCCGTGCTGCCGGACCGCCGTCACGTTTACAATCAGTACAGTCTCCGTGTCAAAGGCGGACAGCGGGACAAGGTGCTGAACGACTTACGTGAAAAGCAGATTGGCTGTGCGATTTACTATCCACGTCCCCTGCATCTGCAACAGTGCTTCCAGTATCTGGGATACCAGGAAGGGGACCTGCCCGTCACTGAACTAATCACCAGTGAATGCCTGGCTCTGCCTATTTTCTCTGAATTAACAGCGACTCAACAGGAAACTGTGATTCGCGGAATTGCGGAAAGCCTGGGTCGGCTGTCTTCTCCTCACTTCCCGACCCTCTATTCAGAGACATCACAGGTCAGAAAGGTTGCCTGA
- the rlmN gene encoding 23S rRNA (adenine(2503)-C(2))-methyltransferase RlmN has translation MLSSENVPSTASPVEAGRLPLITDLTREQLAQWCIDHGSSSYRADQIRRWIFTKRVNDFDAMHDISKKFRDLLKENFRLFSTTIVKQQTAKDRTEKLLLELEDGHHVECVLMREPKRNTVCISTQVGCAMGCVFCASGLLGLTRNLSMGEILEQILRLDRVIDEDERISNIVVMGIGEPLANLSALIPALDTLNHKGGMGIGARKITVSTVGLPAKIRELADVNKSYILAVSLHAPNDVLRDQIVPTNNKIGIQKILDATDYYYVTTGRRVTFEYILLSGVNDSPAHARELAGLLKHRNAHVNLIPANGVEETGYQSPTTADVDRFFMTLAKGGVNVTVRKRKGDDIDAACGQLRLNREKEKEMVQVQ, from the coding sequence ATGCTTTCTTCCGAAAATGTTCCGTCCACCGCTTCTCCTGTCGAAGCAGGTCGACTCCCCCTGATTACCGATCTCACCCGGGAACAACTTGCCCAGTGGTGCATCGATCACGGTTCGTCTTCTTATCGCGCAGACCAGATTCGTCGCTGGATTTTTACCAAACGCGTCAACGATTTTGACGCCATGCACGACATCTCTAAAAAGTTTCGCGATCTGCTGAAAGAGAACTTCCGGCTGTTTTCGACTACGATCGTCAAACAGCAGACCGCAAAGGACCGCACGGAAAAGCTACTTCTGGAACTGGAAGACGGACACCACGTCGAATGCGTGCTGATGCGGGAGCCCAAGCGGAATACCGTCTGTATCAGTACCCAGGTCGGCTGTGCGATGGGTTGCGTCTTCTGCGCCAGCGGACTGCTGGGACTGACCCGGAATCTGTCGATGGGCGAGATTCTGGAACAGATTCTCCGTCTGGACCGCGTGATCGATGAAGACGAACGCATCTCCAACATTGTGGTCATGGGAATCGGCGAGCCGCTGGCCAATCTCTCGGCACTGATTCCTGCCCTGGATACATTAAATCACAAAGGTGGCATGGGGATTGGTGCCCGTAAGATTACGGTCTCTACAGTCGGTCTTCCTGCAAAAATCCGGGAACTGGCGGACGTCAACAAATCATACATCCTCGCCGTTTCTCTGCACGCCCCCAACGATGTCCTCCGCGATCAGATCGTTCCCACGAATAATAAAATCGGGATCCAGAAAATCCTGGATGCCACCGATTACTACTACGTCACCACCGGCAGACGAGTGACCTTTGAGTACATCCTGCTGTCCGGCGTCAATGACAGTCCGGCTCACGCCCGCGAGCTGGCAGGCCTGCTCAAACACCGCAATGCCCACGTGAACCTGATTCCAGCCAACGGTGTAGAAGAGACCGGCTACCAGAGCCCCACCACAGCCGATGTCGATCGTTTCTTTATGACGCTGGCGAAAGGGGGCGTGAATGTCACTGTCCGCAAGCGTAAAGGGGACGACATCGATGCCGCCTGTGGCCAGTTGCGTCTGAACCGGGAAAAAGAAAAGGAAATGGTTCAGGTTCAATAG
- a CDS encoding aldehyde dehydrogenase family protein: protein MKMFCAGQWQDTKQSINVTNPFDQSVIDTVPQGSGEDIQNAVSVLERGAQIMKSMTAYDRSVILQKAAELMLERQDDLARTISLEVGKILGEGQVEASRSAEVIRLSGEEARRMTGEMIPLEGNAGGKNKLGFTLRVPCGIVAAITPFNFPLNLVCHKVGPAIAAGNAILIKPASDTPLSALKLTEILLEAGLPPEAIACVTGPGGEIGRAICTDTRIRKISFTGSYEVGTKICEMAGMKRVTMELGSNSPVVIMDDADLEKAATAITMAGYANAGQVCISAQRILTSSKVKTDFVDLLKSKVDVLQTGNQLEEGTKIGPMVRESDASRVEQWVNEAVSQGARLITGGQRQGAIYAPTILDDTTPEMQVVKDEIFGPAVALSYFDDIDEAVRLANDTTYGLSAGIFTQDIDRAMKFARHVESGNIHINWSSQWRADAMPYGGLKHSGTGKEGPKYAIHEMSEEKMVVMHLTD, encoded by the coding sequence ATGAAAATGTTTTGCGCTGGCCAGTGGCAGGATACCAAACAGTCAATCAATGTGACGAACCCCTTTGATCAGTCGGTCATTGATACAGTTCCCCAGGGAAGCGGCGAGGACATCCAGAACGCCGTAAGTGTGCTGGAGCGGGGGGCACAGATCATGAAATCCATGACGGCCTATGATCGCAGCGTGATCCTGCAGAAAGCAGCGGAACTGATGCTGGAACGTCAGGACGATCTGGCCCGCACCATCAGCCTGGAAGTCGGAAAGATCCTGGGTGAAGGTCAAGTCGAAGCCAGCCGCAGTGCTGAAGTGATTCGGCTTTCTGGAGAAGAAGCCCGACGTATGACCGGTGAAATGATTCCACTGGAAGGAAACGCGGGCGGAAAAAACAAACTCGGCTTCACCCTGCGGGTTCCCTGTGGCATCGTGGCTGCGATTACTCCGTTCAACTTCCCACTGAACCTGGTCTGCCACAAAGTCGGCCCTGCCATTGCTGCGGGGAATGCGATCCTGATCAAACCCGCCAGCGACACGCCACTCTCTGCACTGAAGCTGACGGAGATCCTGCTCGAAGCCGGCCTGCCTCCCGAAGCCATCGCCTGCGTCACCGGTCCCGGGGGAGAAATCGGCCGCGCCATCTGCACCGACACCCGCATTCGCAAAATCAGCTTCACAGGTTCTTACGAGGTCGGAACCAAAATCTGTGAAATGGCCGGCATGAAACGTGTGACAATGGAACTGGGCAGCAATAGTCCCGTGGTCATTATGGACGATGCCGATCTGGAAAAAGCTGCCACCGCAATTACGATGGCCGGCTATGCCAATGCTGGTCAAGTCTGTATCTCGGCACAGCGGATTCTGACTTCCTCCAAAGTCAAAACCGATTTCGTCGATCTACTGAAATCCAAAGTCGATGTGCTGCAGACCGGTAATCAACTGGAAGAAGGCACCAAAATCGGCCCCATGGTCCGGGAATCGGATGCCAGCCGGGTTGAGCAGTGGGTTAACGAAGCCGTCAGCCAGGGAGCACGCCTGATTACCGGGGGCCAGCGACAGGGAGCCATTTATGCCCCCACCATTCTGGACGACACTACGCCGGAAATGCAGGTCGTCAAAGACGAAATCTTTGGCCCCGCGGTCGCTCTGTCATACTTCGATGACATCGATGAAGCCGTCCGGTTGGCCAATGACACCACCTACGGACTGTCAGCCGGCATCTTTACACAGGATATCGATCGGGCCATGAAGTTCGCCCGCCATGTAGAAAGCGGCAACATTCACATCAACTGGTCCAGCCAGTGGCGGGCCGATGCGATGCCTTACGGTGGTCTGAAACACAGCGGCACCGGTAAAGAAGGCCCCAAGTACGCCATTCATGAAATGAGTGAAGAAAAGATGGTGGTAATGCATCTCACGGACTGA
- a CDS encoding metallophosphoesterase family protein: MDQTTQQGRTIAIGDIHGCDVALGTILYHLELKREDTVVCLGDAVDRGPGTKHVIEMLLDLKSTCKLVMLKGNHEEMMLDGLNGGRWESTWLQHGGKEALDSYGGRYDLIPEEHRIFMATALDYYETDTDIFVHATAVPGVPLEDLTPQELRWDRLKGTEEPDPSGRRIICGHTAQKSGKPLVFDGWVCLDTAAYRGNYLTAIDVKTNEMFQAKQSGKYREGKTLEQYVVK; encoded by the coding sequence ATGGATCAAACGACTCAGCAAGGACGTACGATTGCGATCGGTGACATTCACGGTTGTGATGTTGCGCTGGGGACGATTCTGTACCATCTGGAGCTCAAACGCGAAGATACCGTCGTCTGTCTGGGGGATGCTGTTGACCGTGGTCCAGGTACCAAGCATGTCATCGAAATGCTGCTGGATCTGAAGTCCACTTGTAAGCTCGTGATGCTCAAGGGGAATCACGAAGAGATGATGCTGGACGGACTCAATGGAGGACGCTGGGAGTCCACCTGGTTGCAGCATGGTGGAAAGGAAGCCCTGGATTCCTACGGGGGACGCTATGACCTCATCCCGGAAGAGCACCGGATTTTCATGGCTACCGCCCTCGATTACTACGAAACGGACACCGACATTTTCGTGCATGCCACAGCTGTGCCGGGAGTGCCGCTGGAAGATCTGACTCCACAGGAACTCCGCTGGGATCGACTCAAAGGGACCGAAGAGCCCGACCCCTCCGGACGAAGGATTATCTGTGGACATACCGCGCAAAAATCAGGTAAGCCGCTGGTCTTTGATGGCTGGGTCTGTCTCGATACAGCCGCCTATCGCGGCAACTATCTCACCGCGATTGACGTCAAGACGAACGAAATGTTTCAGGCCAAGCAGTCCGGAAAATACCGTGAAGGCAAAACCCTGGAACAGTACGTGGTGAAGTAA